The Pelobates fuscus isolate aPelFus1 chromosome 2, aPelFus1.pri, whole genome shotgun sequence genome has a segment encoding these proteins:
- the EPHX1 gene encoding epoxide hydrolase 1 isoform X2 has product MFLELLLAVIAGAVLYHFIFRKNNEELPMGDGWWGPGQRRESEEDESIRPFKIETTDEELNDLFHRIDQTRYSEPLEGSRFNYGFNSTYLRKVVSYWRNGFNWRKQLDIINKYPHFKTKIEGIDVHFIHVKPTNLPAGRSAKPILMVHGWPGSFYEFYKIIPFLTDPRSHSLSDDQVFEVICPSIPGYGFSEPSHKQGCNSVEVARIFYKLMQRLGFREFYTQGGDWGSLICTNLAQIAPSNVKGLHLNMVAVSGSNSRLPQLLSVLFGQRFPGLFGLQEEDVRRMFPFSSKVFYHLVKESGYMHLQATKPDTAGCGLNSSPVGLAAYILEKFSTWTDRDFRDYEDGGLERKFTLDDLLTNIMIYWLSGSIVSSMRFYKENIGKGLGAAKHETVLVKVPTGVASFPNELMHCPLYWAKQKYVNIISFNYMPRGGHFAAFEEPEILAKDIQQFVAKVSQK; this is encoded by the exons ATGTTTCTTGAACTCCTATTAGCCGTCATTGCTGGGGCAGTGCTTTACCACTTCATTTTCCGGAAAAACAATGAGGAATTGCCAATGGGTGATGGGTGGTGGGGACCTGGCCAGAGACGAGAGAGCGAGGAAGATGAAAGCATTCGACCTTTCAAAATTGAAACAACCGATGAAGAATTAAAT gACTTGTTCCATCGTATTGACCAGACTCGTTACTCAGAGCCTCTGGAGGGCAGCCGCTTTAATTATGGATTCAACTCCACCTATCTCAGGAAAGTGGTTTCTTACTGGAGAAATGGTTTTAACTGGAGGAAACAATTGGACATAATTAATAAGTACCCGCATTTCAAAACCAAAATCGAAG GTATCGATGTTCATTTCATTCATGTGAAGCCGACAAACCTCCCCGCTGGTCGGTCTGCCAAGCCTATTCTCATGGTGCACGGCTGGCCAGGATCATTCTATGAGTTTTACAAGATCATCCCTTTCCTGACTGATCCCAGGAGCCACAGCCTGAGCGATGACCAAGTCTTTGAGGTGATCTGCCCGTCCATTCCTGGATATGGCTTCTCTGAACCATCTCACAAACAAG GCTGCAATTCCGTTGAAGTTGCCCGCATCTTCTACAAGCTAATGCAGAGGTTGGGCTTCCGCGAATTCTACACTCAAGGAGGAGACTGGGGATCCCTCATCTGTACAAACCTGGCACAGATTGCTCCCAG CAATGTCAAAGGGCTACACCTTAACATGGTGGCTGTGTCTGGCTCCAATTCAAGGTTGCCCCAGCTGCTGTCCGTCCTCTTTGGCCAGCGGTTTCCAGGACTGTTTGGCTTGCAAGAAGAAGATGTGCGAAGGATGTTTCCTTTTTCAAGCAAAGTGTTTTACCATCTTGTAAAGGAAAGCGGATACATGCATCTCCAGGCCACCAAACCTGATACAGCAG GGTGTGGATTAAATAGCTCCCCAGTTGGACTTGCTGCGTACATACTGGAGAAATTTTCCACTTGGACTGACCGTGATTTTCGTGATTATGAAGATGGTGGACTTGAAAG GAAGTTCACCTTGGACGACCTTCTAACCAACATTATGATTTACTGGTTGTCCGGCTCGATTGTGTCTTCTATGAGGTTTTACAAGGAGAATATCGGCAAGGGGCTTGGTGCTGCCAAGCATGAGAC AGTACTTGTCAAGGTTCCAACTGGTGTCGCCTCCTTCCCCAACGAGCTGATGCATTGCCCCCTCTACTGGGCCAAGCAGAAATACGTCAACATTATCTCATTTAATTACATGCCACGAGGGGGTCACTTTGCGGCTTTTGAAGAGCCAGAAATTCTGGCTAAAGATATCCAGCAATTTGTAGCTAAAGTATCTCAAAAATAA
- the EPHX1 gene encoding epoxide hydrolase 1 isoform X1 codes for MFCTMFLELLLAVIAGAVLYHFIFRKNNEELPMGDGWWGPGQRRESEEDESIRPFKIETTDEELNDLFHRIDQTRYSEPLEGSRFNYGFNSTYLRKVVSYWRNGFNWRKQLDIINKYPHFKTKIEGIDVHFIHVKPTNLPAGRSAKPILMVHGWPGSFYEFYKIIPFLTDPRSHSLSDDQVFEVICPSIPGYGFSEPSHKQGCNSVEVARIFYKLMQRLGFREFYTQGGDWGSLICTNLAQIAPSNVKGLHLNMVAVSGSNSRLPQLLSVLFGQRFPGLFGLQEEDVRRMFPFSSKVFYHLVKESGYMHLQATKPDTAGCGLNSSPVGLAAYILEKFSTWTDRDFRDYEDGGLERKFTLDDLLTNIMIYWLSGSIVSSMRFYKENIGKGLGAAKHETVLVKVPTGVASFPNELMHCPLYWAKQKYVNIISFNYMPRGGHFAAFEEPEILAKDIQQFVAKVSQK; via the exons GCACAATGTTTCTTGAACTCCTATTAGCCGTCATTGCTGGGGCAGTGCTTTACCACTTCATTTTCCGGAAAAACAATGAGGAATTGCCAATGGGTGATGGGTGGTGGGGACCTGGCCAGAGACGAGAGAGCGAGGAAGATGAAAGCATTCGACCTTTCAAAATTGAAACAACCGATGAAGAATTAAAT gACTTGTTCCATCGTATTGACCAGACTCGTTACTCAGAGCCTCTGGAGGGCAGCCGCTTTAATTATGGATTCAACTCCACCTATCTCAGGAAAGTGGTTTCTTACTGGAGAAATGGTTTTAACTGGAGGAAACAATTGGACATAATTAATAAGTACCCGCATTTCAAAACCAAAATCGAAG GTATCGATGTTCATTTCATTCATGTGAAGCCGACAAACCTCCCCGCTGGTCGGTCTGCCAAGCCTATTCTCATGGTGCACGGCTGGCCAGGATCATTCTATGAGTTTTACAAGATCATCCCTTTCCTGACTGATCCCAGGAGCCACAGCCTGAGCGATGACCAAGTCTTTGAGGTGATCTGCCCGTCCATTCCTGGATATGGCTTCTCTGAACCATCTCACAAACAAG GCTGCAATTCCGTTGAAGTTGCCCGCATCTTCTACAAGCTAATGCAGAGGTTGGGCTTCCGCGAATTCTACACTCAAGGAGGAGACTGGGGATCCCTCATCTGTACAAACCTGGCACAGATTGCTCCCAG CAATGTCAAAGGGCTACACCTTAACATGGTGGCTGTGTCTGGCTCCAATTCAAGGTTGCCCCAGCTGCTGTCCGTCCTCTTTGGCCAGCGGTTTCCAGGACTGTTTGGCTTGCAAGAAGAAGATGTGCGAAGGATGTTTCCTTTTTCAAGCAAAGTGTTTTACCATCTTGTAAAGGAAAGCGGATACATGCATCTCCAGGCCACCAAACCTGATACAGCAG GGTGTGGATTAAATAGCTCCCCAGTTGGACTTGCTGCGTACATACTGGAGAAATTTTCCACTTGGACTGACCGTGATTTTCGTGATTATGAAGATGGTGGACTTGAAAG GAAGTTCACCTTGGACGACCTTCTAACCAACATTATGATTTACTGGTTGTCCGGCTCGATTGTGTCTTCTATGAGGTTTTACAAGGAGAATATCGGCAAGGGGCTTGGTGCTGCCAAGCATGAGAC AGTACTTGTCAAGGTTCCAACTGGTGTCGCCTCCTTCCCCAACGAGCTGATGCATTGCCCCCTCTACTGGGCCAAGCAGAAATACGTCAACATTATCTCATTTAATTACATGCCACGAGGGGGTCACTTTGCGGCTTTTGAAGAGCCAGAAATTCTGGCTAAAGATATCCAGCAATTTGTAGCTAAAGTATCTCAAAAATAA